The Sphaerisporangium siamense genome includes the window CCTCGCCCTGGCCGTACCCCTGCCAGACGATGGGGCCGAGCCGCCGTACCGCCTCGGTGAGCAGGCCTGGCCCCGCGGGGGAGCCGCCCAGGACCACGGCGCGCAGGCTGCCCACGTCCACGGGGCGCTCGTCCAGCGTGGCGAGCATGAGCCGCAGGCGCGGCGGCGGCAGGAGGATCGCGGTGAGGCGGTGGCGCTCGATCGCCCCGGGCAGCACGGGCGCGGAGTCGTCGTCGCCCGGCAGGACGGCGGTGCCGCCCGCGATGAGGCAGCGGCCGAGGTAGGTCATCATGACGGGCCCGGCGAGGCTCTCGGAGATGAGGCAGCGCCCGAACCCGGTCATGAGCTCCGCGAGCGGCGCGGGCCACCGGTCGCGGCGGTAGGCCAGGCTGAACGCGTGGTAGGTCTGCGCGCACGCCTTGGGGCGGCCGGTGCTGCCGCTGGTGAACGTCAGCCGCGCGATGTCGCCGGGGCGTCCCCGCGGGGTGAGGTCCGCCGCCCGCGGGACGGCGAGCAGGTCGGGGGCGTGCGGGCTCGGCCCGAGGGACAGCGCCCGGGGGCCCGGCGCCTGCCGGCTCGGCCCGAGGGCCCGGGGGCCGGGCGCCGGAGGCGCGCCGGGGGAGGTCACCACGGCGTCGAAACCGAGGCCGAGCGCGTACTCCGTCTGGCGCGGGCTCCAGCCGGGACGCGGCGCCGCCACGCGGCAGCCCAGCGCGTGCGCCGCCAGGTGCGCCGCGTACGCCTCGGGCGACAGCCCGGTCGCCAGCGCGACCCCGCGCCCGGGGCCGAGCCCGGCCGCCCGCATCCCGGCGGCCAGCCGTGCGGCGAGGTCGAGCACCTCGCCGCACGTCACCACGCGCCCGCCCTGCACGAACGCGACCCGCTCCGGGGAGGCGCGCAGCGCGCCGAGCACCGGCCCGGGGAAGACCTCCTCGTTCACGCCGTGCGCTCCTGGCTCGGGTACGGCGTCTCCTCCGGCCCG containing:
- a CDS encoding class I adenylate-forming enzyme family protein — its product is MNEEVFPGPVLGALRASPERVAFVQGGRVVTCGEVLDLAARLAAGMRAAGLGPGRGVALATGLSPEAYAAHLAAHALGCRVAAPRPGWSPRQTEYALGLGFDAVVTSPGAPPAPGPRALGPSRQAPGPRALSLGPSPHAPDLLAVPRAADLTPRGRPGDIARLTFTSGSTGRPKACAQTYHAFSLAYRRDRWPAPLAELMTGFGRCLISESLAGPVMMTYLGRCLIAGGTAVLPGDDDSAPVLPGAIERHRLTAILLPPPRLRLMLATLDERPVDVGSLRAVVLGGSPAGPGLLTEAVRRLGPIVWQGYGQGEAGVISMLTPDDLAREPAARESVGRPLPAVEVALRRDGSAPVAPGEVGEIWVRSPHMMSGYWNAPEETAEVLRDGWLHTRDLGYLGPTGLLHLSGRSRDVIMVNAEVCYGGAVERALAGHPAVAEACALGAGDAETGEAFHAFVVLTAPVDREALLALVRGSLSAGHVPRTITVVDAIPVTSAGKPDKEALAALVPPPGAPTGAVSPPVSPSVPPTGSPTKNSPF